AACAGTGTACTGAATTTTGTAACCCTGCCAAGTCCAAAAGAGTTTTTCAAAGGTAGTTGTTGGTAGCTGCTGAATGCTTACAGTCATTGATTAAGATTCTTAAAGTGTGTCCTCATATAGTTATTTTCTCCGATTTCAAAGGATTAGGAACAAAATGCTATTGTTGAACCAGCCCCAGCCGGGTTAAGGTTTCTGCCCTAAATTGACTGAATCAGTGTTCTCGTTTAGTAACGGGGCTAAGTTACTATCCCTCAACAAAATCGCGAGAGTCCCCAGGCTCAACGGAACGAAGTGGAGTAGCCTGGGGAGGGATAGCGGGACGACGGAGGAACGGAGTCGTCCAATGGTTTAGGATGCTACGCATAATCGTGAACTACGTTGGAGTAACTGTACTTTTGATGGGCTGAATTGTCCAAGTCTGTGCCAATTGTGGTCATAAACCGAAACATTCTTGGTTTTGGCTGTTTGAGTATAACCACCTATCCAGCCAATATAAACTTTTCCTGCTTTTTCAGCTTTAACTAAATCGCCAGAACGAAAACCAAACGGAGTGATTGTTCCACCTTTACGTTTTCTGTTACCCAGTACGTCTTTAACTGGGTTCTCAAAATGGAGTTGACGGCGAAATAGGTTAGGACGCGCGATAACACGAAATGGCGCAGACGTGACTTTGACGAATCCCTCCCAGCGGTGCCCGCGCGTGTTTGCGGTGTGGAACTTCTCAAATTTCATGAAATTACTTGCTGCCAGTGTCACACTATCATGAGCGTGAGTTTCAGGAGTTTGTTTGTCCTTGTTCTTCTTGTCTTTGGCTAGTCCCAACTGTTGTCGTAGTATCGAAGTCTGCCAACCTTCTTGTACATTAGTTGGTACAAATTTTTCCAACCATTGCAACATCACTTTTTGACCAACCATTACTGGGCTAAATCCTTTGTTGCCCTTGGCTTTGACATATTCATAGGTGATTTGGGTGACAGGGAACAGTTTTACCAATTCTTTAGTAACTCGTAATTCCAACTCCTTGTTAGCTCGAATACTGGGAGGCAATTTGTTCTGTTTACGGTTATCAAAACGTTTTTGACGGTGTGCTCTTTTGTTGAATGGGGCTTTGCGATTTATCCGTCTACCACGTCTGGCACGTCGCAGAATCAAACGTCCTGACATCTTTTTTGTGATATCTGGGAATGGCAAAATTAAATGTGCCATAAACAAAGTAACCTTCGCTGATTGCACACCCACCCCCGTAAACTTTTTGCCAGGATCTAAGCCTAATGCAATAGGCTGTGTTTTTGTTCCTGACGATTCTACTAACAACTGAATACAGAAAAGATTCAAGTCATTATGTACAACTTTTGCTTTACCTTCTTTGAGCCAACGTCTAGCACGACTAGGTTTTGTTGGCATAAGCGATTTCCCATTTATATCTAATACTGGTACTCGCATGGTCGGGGGTCTTACACGTAAAAAAATTAGCCAGCCTTATTACAACGAATACTCGTTTTGCCCCACAGATCAACCAGACAAAGGCTGGCTAATTTTTTCGGGGACAATGCGTCGGAGATAATCCTTGAGTAAAGTTATAAGTCCCTTAGCCCACCGTTACCAAAATGTCCTTTCTGCAAGCACTACTAATCAGGTAGTTTGTAGTTATTCCGAGTTAGGGAAACGCTCGGAGGTACGTATCAGGTTACGGCTCATCATGGGCTAGTCATCTGTTACGTTGCAAGCTGATTCTTGCAAGCCCCTACCTCAATCCCGAAGGGTAGGCAGGGGTAGTTGACACTTTCCACCAAGGGCTATCCAAGTCAGTTTACCAACCTCCCCATCAACAGCAAGACCTGCTTCTTTCTGGAATGCTCTAACAGCAGCTTGCGTTTGAGAACCAAAATTTGCGTCTACTGTTCCTGCATTGTACCCTCTTGCATTCATCACTTTTTGAACAGCCTTGACATCCTCTCCTGTTCTTCCTTGACGAAGATTGCGTTTAAGGGTTGGTAATTGAAATCCAGAATATATCAAATTCCAAGCTTCACCACGTTCACCTTCATTAGGAATACGCCAAATTGACGAACCAGGATAATAATTTAGGTAATCTTGAAGTTCTGCGGCTGAAGCTGGTTTTGCTGTATCACTTTCAGAACTCCAAATTGGCAGAATTGGTTTTTTCAAACCTAATTTTTTATGTGCATCCAGACAATCTTTGACTTCTTCTGGAGTGGTAGGCTTGAAAGTGAATTTTTCAAAATAAATTTGTGGTAAAGCTATATCGCAATACTTATCTAAAATCTGCCAAGGAACATTAGGATGGAGTCGAGGATTTCCAAAACTTGTATATCCGAAAGTTCCTTGATTAACAATAATACGCAAAGCAGAAAGAAGTTTGTCTACATTTGTATGATTACTCTTGTCTTCTACTTCTTTTTCTACATCAACAATGTAGCCATCTAGCCCACAATTCAGAGCTTGTCTAACTTTGACAACCTGTCTTGCAATATCAGGAGTGCCGTAGTGATATCCCCATCCATAAACCTCGATATCACGAGACTCAAATTCTTGAATAATCTCTGGAGAACATTGCCAATCCCAAAAAGTTGGTTGACCTTGATAGTTTCCATCAAAAACTTTGAGATAAACTCGCTTTACTTTGCGTTCAACGAGCTTATCCAGATAGTCACTGCGAATATCTGACAGATTCCAAATCCAAACTCCGTTGGGATGTTGTGCCATATTGATTTATTGTTGTTTTTTGATTAAGATAAATTGAATGGGAAACATAAGCTGTAGACTTATCGATTGATTTGGCAGTATATTTCAGAAGCTTTACCGACAATTGCTTCAAAAACTTATCTGTCAATTTCAGGAAAAAGTTTTGTTATTGTGCCAGTTCCCGACTAGACATTATAAATAGCTCCATAGCTTCCTGCAAGTTTTCTCTTGGAGATTCGTACCAGGTAACTCGTAAGTATAGGCAATATACTAGTCATTGGCTTTTTCAAAAATTGCAGTGTAAGAGTTTTCTATCTTTCTTAAACCTTGCTTAAATTTCTGGTAGCATGATTCATTATTGCATCCGATGTGCCATCAAACTCTAGCGCACACCTTGAGGGTCAAACTTAGCCTCATTATTCACGTAGCAAGGTTTTCAGTTCTCGCAGCATTTGACTGGTTCCGTCGTCAATGGCTTTTTGTACCAGTCGGGGAATAAGTTCGGTTATCGGTAAGTCGGGAAAGGTGGGACTGAGAGCAGATTCAACGTAGGCGCTAGCTTCAAGAATGTAAATGGTTAGCTGACGGGTGCTATAAATCCACACTTCCGGAACGCCCAAGGCTATGTAAGCGTTGAGGGTTGTTTTTGAAGTAACATCAGATTCTATCGCCAGATCTGGGGGAGGATATACAGCTAAGTCCATTTGGGTACATCCTTTTACCTGGCTGGCGTTTTGGATATAAAAGCAGGTATCTGGCTCAACCCCAGCAATGTCTGGACGTTTAAAAGTAGTCGAGCCGAAATCTTCCCAGTTGCGTCCTTGGATTTCCAGAATTGTGGTGATGATGTAAGCAATGATGCGATGGGGACGCTCGTGGAGTGCTAACGGGGACATTATTTCTAGGGTTCCTCGGTAGTATGTGACGCGGGTTTTACGTTTTTCTCCTAAGTCTTCGAGAAGTCTCTCAAAGTCTTCCCAGGACAGGTTATGAATGGCGATTTGGCTACCGGGAGCGAGTTTAATGGCTTGAATGGGTATAGTTACGGTCATTTTTATGTCTCCGTTAGCTGCGCTGCTGTTACTAAGTGGGTACACAAAATTATTTATGTCATGGCGAGCGAAATGAAATGTATAATTAATTTTGCACAACCACTTACTTGAAGTGCAGAATATCGGTTTGGTAGAGGTGCGTTACCGCAAGCATAACGCATCATACAGATTAAACCGTCACACCTTCAATCTCCTCATCCGTCAACTCATACAACTCGCGTAACTTCTGCAACTTCTCCTCACCAGCTTGCCAAAAACCTCGCCCATGCGCTTCCAACATCCTCGCTACAATATTACGAAAAGCTTCCGGATTCGCCTTCCGCAACTTCTCTGCCATCTCTGCATCCAAGGCATAAGTATCAGCGGCTTGGTCGTATACCCAATCATCAGTAAAATCTGCAGTACCACCCCAACCAATCAACGCCGTCATCCGTTGCGAAATTTCAAAAGCACCGCCAGAACCTTGATTTGCCATTGCATCCGCCCATTTAGGATTCAGCAACTTTGTGCGATATTCCATCCGCAGCAAATCATCTAAATTGCGAGGCGTTGTATCTTTCGAGAAACTTTCCACAAAGCTGGTTGTCACTTTTTTACCGCGTTGTTTTTCCGCTGCTTTTTTCAACCCACCAGTATTGGCATAATATTCTTGAATGTCAGTTAAACCGTATTCCACCGAGTCAATTTCTTGGACAATGCGATCGCTTGTTTGTAAAAGTTTATTCAGCACATCTGGTCTAGCTTGACCCTTATCTTGCCTACCATAGCTAAACACATTGCGACCTTGCCAAGTATCCCCCAACTCATCGCCAGATTCCCAATTACCATCAACCACGCGGTCATTAACCAGCGAACCAAAATCGCCCGCAGGGTTAGAAAACAACCTCGCCGCCACATTTTCCACCCCTTGCGCCTTCAAAGCCAAAGCGTGTTTCCTAATAAAATTTTGGTCTTCGGGTTCATCAGCGTCAACTGCCCGTTGAAACAAATCATCCAACAACTCGATAATATTCACAAAACTATCGCGGAAAATCCCCGACAAATTCCCCAACACATCAATCCGGGGATGTCCCACCTCAGCCAACGGCTTAAGTTCATACCGGACAATTCGCCCCGTCCCCTCCTTCACAGGTTCCGCACCCACCAACTCCAACAAAATACCAAGAGACTCACCCTTAGTCTTAATCGCATCCAAACCCCACAACATCACCGCCACCGTCTCCGGATACTTCCCATATTCTTCCAAATGCTGGGCGATAATCTTTCGACCAATTTCCCGTCCCCGTTCATACGCCGCAGGCGAAGGCATACGATAAGGATCTAAAGCATGAATATTTCTCCCCGTAGGCAAAACACCCGCACCATCCCGCAACAAATCCCCACCAGGCGCAGGCGGAATATACTCCCCATTCAAACCCCGCAACAAATTCCTCAACTCATCAGTCGTCTGCATCAACAAATCTCTAACTAACCTCTCCTCCTCTTGGCGTTCTTGGCGTCTTGGCGGTTCGTCGTTTCCAAAATAAGCCTCAAGGTAAGACTCCATCTCCTCCTCATTCGGCACATTCCCCAAAATATGCAACCCAGAAGAAAACAGCCGATTTTCCAACACCTGCAAATACTCGTACAACTTCACGAGATAATCATTAAAAGCGCGATCGCTAAACATCCGGACATTCTCCGGCGTAAACCCAATCCCCAAACGTTTAGCATCCTCAAACGGACAATCAGCATCCAAACCCGTATCCACAATTTTTTTACAAATCGCTTCCTTAAGGGCATAATTCTTCTGTGGGTCTTCTCGATACTCCGAAATTAAATCCCGCAGCGCCACCAATTCCTTATACAAACCCGCACGACCATAAGGCGGTACATTGTGAGAAATTAACACCCCATAACCGCGACGCTTCGCCAAAATGGATTCCGAAGGATTATTTGCCGCATATATATATAGATTCGGCAAATCTCCCAACAAAATATCAGACCAAGAATAACCCGTATTTCCCAAAGGAGAACCAGGCAACCATTCTACAGTGCCATGCATCCCAAAGTGAACCACAGCATCAGCTTCAAACTCATTTTGCAACCACTTGTAGAAAGCAGCGTATTGAGGATGCGGCGTTAAATCACGTTCAAACATTAACCGCATCGGGTCACCTTGTATGCCCAAAGGTGGTTGCACGCCTATCCAAACATTTCCTAACTGAACACCACCAATCTGAAACTCATCCCCATAAGTCTTAATTCCAGTACCCGTCAAAGATTTCCATTGTTTCTCAATACGGGATGTGCCCAGATATCCCAACCATTTTTCCAGAGTACGGACATTAAGAGTATTAACCGCAGATAAACGCGGATGCACGCTGATATCTATCTGCGTCCATCTGCGTTCATCTGCGGTTCCTATCTCCTCATCCGCCTCTTTCACTTTACAAATCAACTCTTCCCCATCTTCCGGCAAATCGCCAACGGTGTAACCTTGCTCTTTAAGCGCATGGAGAAATTTGAGAAGACTTCGCGGTACATTTAACAATGCAGCTGTTCCCACAGCA
The sequence above is a segment of the Mastigocladopsis repens PCC 10914 genome. Coding sequences within it:
- a CDS encoding RRXRR domain-containing protein gives rise to the protein MRVPVLDINGKSLMPTKPSRARRWLKEGKAKVVHNDLNLFCIQLLVESSGTKTQPIALGLDPGKKFTGVGVQSAKVTLFMAHLILPFPDITKKMSGRLILRRARRGRRINRKAPFNKRAHRQKRFDNRKQNKLPPSIRANKELELRVTKELVKLFPVTQITYEYVKAKGNKGFSPVMVGQKVMLQWLEKFVPTNVQEGWQTSILRQQLGLAKDKKNKDKQTPETHAHDSVTLAASNFMKFEKFHTANTRGHRWEGFVKVTSAPFRVIARPNLFRRQLHFENPVKDVLGNRKRKGGTITPFGFRSGDLVKAEKAGKVYIGWIGGYTQTAKTKNVSVYDHNWHRLGQFSPSKVQLLQRSSRLCVAS
- a CDS encoding peptidoglycan-binding domain-containing protein yields the protein MAQHPNGVWIWNLSDIRSDYLDKLVERKVKRVYLKVFDGNYQGQPTFWDWQCSPEIIQEFESRDIEVYGWGYHYGTPDIARQVVKVRQALNCGLDGYIVDVEKEVEDKSNHTNVDKLLSALRIIVNQGTFGYTSFGNPRLHPNVPWQILDKYCDIALPQIYFEKFTFKPTTPEEVKDCLDAHKKLGLKKPILPIWSSESDTAKPASAAELQDYLNYYPGSSIWRIPNEGERGEAWNLIYSGFQLPTLKRNLRQGRTGEDVKAVQKVMNARGYNAGTVDANFGSQTQAAVRAFQKEAGLAVDGEVGKLTWIALGGKCQLPLPTLRD
- a CDS encoding Uma2 family endonuclease is translated as MTVTIPIQAIKLAPGSQIAIHNLSWEDFERLLEDLGEKRKTRVTYYRGTLEIMSPLALHERPHRIIAYIITTILEIQGRNWEDFGSTTFKRPDIAGVEPDTCFYIQNASQVKGCTQMDLAVYPPPDLAIESDVTSKTTLNAYIALGVPEVWIYSTRQLTIYILEASAYVESALSPTFPDLPITELIPRLVQKAIDDGTSQMLRELKTLLRE
- the bchH gene encoding magnesium chelatase subunit H; translation: MKRIVLVAGFESFNAELYRKAAFLATSRVAELDIRVFSDRDITTKRAEVEAALKDADVFFGSLLFDYDQVLWLRDRLQRTEGDRISHIPIRLVFESALELLSLTKLGAFAIGDKPKGMPKPVKFILDKFSNGREEDKLAGYISFLKIGPKLLKYVPVQKVQDLRNWLIIYGYWNAGGPENVAALFWTLAEKYLGLKVGEIPPPVETPNMGLLHPDYPGYFESPRAYLEWYLVEQASRLHSQSEAMHSQGEAMHSQSEAMHSQSKAMHSQSKAMHSHSSTQHTKPVVGILLYRKHVITKQPYIPQLIRHFEEAGLIPLPIFINGVEGHVAVRDWMTTNYETQQRQLGNVEIASLSPEAVKIDAIVSTIGFPLVGGPAGSMEAGRQVEVAKRILNAKNVPYIVAAPLLIQDISSWTRQGIGGLQSVVLYALPELDGAIDTVPLGGLVGEKIYLVPERVQRLIGRVKSWINIKQKPASERKIAVILYGFPPGYGAVGTAALLNVPRSLLKFLHALKEQGYTVGDLPEDGEELICKVKEADEEIGTADERRWTQIDISVHPRLSAVNTLNVRTLEKWLGYLGTSRIEKQWKSLTGTGIKTYGDEFQIGGVQLGNVWIGVQPPLGIQGDPMRLMFERDLTPHPQYAAFYKWLQNEFEADAVVHFGMHGTVEWLPGSPLGNTGYSWSDILLGDLPNLYIYAANNPSESILAKRRGYGVLISHNVPPYGRAGLYKELVALRDLISEYREDPQKNYALKEAICKKIVDTGLDADCPFEDAKRLGIGFTPENVRMFSDRAFNDYLVKLYEYLQVLENRLFSSGLHILGNVPNEEEMESYLEAYFGNDEPPRRQERQEEERLVRDLLMQTTDELRNLLRGLNGEYIPPAPGGDLLRDGAGVLPTGRNIHALDPYRMPSPAAYERGREIGRKIIAQHLEEYGKYPETVAVMLWGLDAIKTKGESLGILLELVGAEPVKEGTGRIVRYELKPLAEVGHPRIDVLGNLSGIFRDSFVNIIELLDDLFQRAVDADEPEDQNFIRKHALALKAQGVENVAARLFSNPAGDFGSLVNDRVVDGNWESGDELGDTWQGRNVFSYGRQDKGQARPDVLNKLLQTSDRIVQEIDSVEYGLTDIQEYYANTGGLKKAAEKQRGKKVTTSFVESFSKDTTPRNLDDLLRMEYRTKLLNPKWADAMANQGSGGAFEISQRMTALIGWGGTADFTDDWVYDQAADTYALDAEMAEKLRKANPEAFRNIVARMLEAHGRGFWQAGEEKLQKLRELYELTDEEIEGVTV